The proteins below come from a single Faecalibaculum rodentium genomic window:
- a CDS encoding transglycosylase domain-containing protein: MPEKETSGSQRPAAAKSARRRKLDIWNKIAVAILTCFLVGCISVFFILVNVINDPDGMRFSQEGLSTLSNSRMFDTDGNLIYEFGNEIREDVTYDQIPQSVVDAFLSIEDSRFYDHHGFDLPRFLAAALSNLRSGTLGQGGSTLTMQMIDNAFTKIQEDKIKAEEGSVSKLESIKLKIQEIYLALIAEQSISKEDIFDYYVNRIWFGSSYNTRGIQKAAEYYFNKDVSQLNLGEAAFLAGAVNSPASYNPINNKYAAAEDATDYLQSATNRRNVTLKLMLDHGYITEEEYELAKNSRLEFALLETDMSTNDPNMPFIQQAIEEVQTLAGQDPFVIPMDIYTSLNQGAQKQCDDILRGRVDSVQYPNDAFDVGFSIIDNATGEILCVGPGRRYIQGQTDRDNSLDRKQPGSSMKPLLAYAPTFDLLGWSTVHTVNDKADDYFTTGQNLQNSDRRYQGLMSLQDALGVSKNTTAAAAMNDLIAATGLEYWQDYCRKLGYDQDVWEQFVAQYAIGGSNMWASPIQQASAYTIFANHGNRVNAHRVRRIVRRADKEEIAGNTTTEELISDQAAFMMSSLLEKVVTGGYQNFNEILKSSYTVYGKSGTSDWGVYGQQYGIPNGAIRDEWSVGYTNRYTIATWSGYTEEFQQQGYYINDQQLYMATAFHISHYMLDYMEQFGGYSPIARPDGVSDYKSGYIKTEFVDKGDETAPTYNTYQPSESEIRSACQASGGTYDEEAGICITKQEDDSAATACTGSGGTWDGTACSCPDGYELNGTACEAIDQSDPSAECGAQGGTWNGTYCEFPTQPEVPDSGGDDSVTGSENGETGGLIPPTGLIVPRFFGLFNLFNWL, encoded by the coding sequence ATGCCCGAAAAAGAAACATCCGGCTCCCAGAGGCCGGCTGCCGCAAAATCCGCAAGGCGGCGAAAGCTCGACATCTGGAACAAAATCGCCGTTGCCATCCTGACCTGTTTCCTGGTGGGATGTATATCGGTGTTCTTCATACTTGTCAATGTCATCAACGACCCGGACGGCATGCGGTTTTCCCAGGAAGGCCTCTCCACGCTGTCCAATTCCCGCATGTTTGACACAGACGGCAACCTGATTTATGAATTCGGAAACGAGATCCGGGAAGACGTCACCTACGACCAGATTCCCCAGTCCGTGGTGGATGCCTTCCTGTCCATCGAGGACTCCCGTTTCTACGACCACCACGGATTTGACCTCCCCCGTTTCCTGGCAGCGGCCCTCAGCAACCTGCGTTCGGGCACCCTGGGACAGGGCGGTTCAACGCTGACCATGCAGATGATCGACAACGCCTTCACCAAAATTCAGGAGGACAAGATCAAGGCAGAGGAAGGCTCCGTATCCAAGCTGGAATCCATCAAGCTGAAGATTCAGGAAATCTACCTGGCCCTGATTGCCGAGCAGTCGATTTCCAAGGAAGACATCTTTGACTACTACGTCAACCGGATCTGGTTCGGCTCCAGCTACAACACCCGGGGTATCCAGAAAGCCGCGGAGTACTACTTCAACAAAGATGTCTCCCAGCTGAATCTGGGGGAAGCCGCATTCCTGGCAGGGGCCGTCAACTCCCCGGCCAGCTACAATCCCATCAACAACAAATATGCTGCCGCGGAAGATGCCACGGACTATCTGCAGAGTGCCACCAACCGGAGAAATGTGACGCTGAAGCTCATGCTCGACCACGGCTACATCACGGAGGAAGAGTACGAGCTGGCAAAGAATTCCCGGCTCGAGTTTGCGCTGCTGGAAACGGACATGAGCACGAATGACCCGAACATGCCCTTCATCCAGCAGGCAATTGAAGAAGTGCAGACCCTGGCCGGGCAGGATCCGTTCGTGATCCCCATGGATATTTACACATCTCTGAACCAGGGAGCCCAGAAACAGTGCGATGACATCCTGCGCGGGCGCGTGGACTCCGTGCAGTACCCCAACGATGCCTTCGACGTGGGCTTCTCCATCATAGACAACGCCACCGGCGAAATTCTCTGCGTGGGTCCGGGGCGCCGGTATATCCAGGGGCAGACAGACAGAGACAACTCTCTGGACCGGAAGCAGCCCGGTTCTTCCATGAAACCGCTGCTGGCCTATGCCCCGACATTCGACCTCCTTGGCTGGTCCACGGTGCACACCGTGAACGACAAGGCGGATGACTACTTCACGACGGGGCAGAACCTGCAGAACTCGGACCGCCGGTATCAGGGCCTGATGTCGCTGCAGGATGCACTGGGTGTCTCGAAGAACACGACAGCAGCCGCCGCCATGAACGATCTGATCGCTGCAACGGGCCTGGAATACTGGCAGGACTACTGCCGGAAACTGGGATACGACCAGGATGTCTGGGAGCAGTTTGTGGCACAGTATGCCATTGGCGGCTCCAACATGTGGGCGAGCCCGATTCAGCAGGCCAGTGCCTACACGATTTTCGCCAACCACGGCAACCGGGTGAATGCCCACCGTGTGCGGCGGATCGTTAGACGGGCTGATAAAGAGGAAATCGCCGGCAACACCACGACGGAAGAACTGATTTCCGATCAGGCGGCGTTCATGATGTCGAGTCTTCTGGAGAAAGTCGTAACAGGCGGCTACCAGAACTTCAATGAGATTCTGAAATCCAGCTATACGGTCTACGGCAAGTCCGGTACCTCCGACTGGGGTGTCTACGGTCAGCAGTATGGCATTCCCAACGGTGCGATCCGCGATGAATGGTCTGTGGGCTACACCAACCGCTACACCATCGCGACGTGGTCGGGCTACACCGAGGAATTCCAGCAGCAGGGGTATTACATCAATGACCAGCAGCTGTATATGGCCACTGCCTTCCACATCTCGCACTATATGCTGGATTACATGGAGCAGTTCGGCGGCTACAGTCCCATTGCCAGGCCGGATGGCGTATCGGATTACAAAAGCGGCTACATCAAGACGGAGTTCGTGGACAAGGGCGACGAAACGGCCCCGACCTACAATACTTACCAGCCTTCGGAGTCGGAGATCCGCTCCGCCTGCCAGGCATCCGGCGGCACCTATGACGAAGAAGCCGGCATCTGCATCACGAAGCAGGAAGATGACAGCGCAGCCACAGCGTGCACCGGATCCGGCGGCACCTGGGACGGCACAGCCTGCAGCTGCCCGGATGGCTATGAACTGAATGGCACAGCCTGCGAGGCAATCGACCAGAGTGATCCTTCCGCGGAATGCGGGGCACAGGGCGGTACCTGGAACGGCACCTATTGCGAGTTCCCGACCCAGCCTGAAGTGCCGGATTCCGGAGGCGACGATTCGGTAACCGGATCGGAGAACGGCGAAACCGGCGGACTGATTCCGCCGACGGGGCTCATCGTGCCCCGCTTCTTCGGACTCTTCAATCTCTTCAACTGGCTGTAA
- a CDS encoding Holliday junction resolvase RecU has protein sequence MNKIGYPQGSAPAGITPGGNPASRGQGLEADINDSNLWYRENGKCLVYKKPTPVQVVHVDYPSRQRARITEAYYKTPSTTDYNGVYRGRYLDFEAKETRNIRGFPLNLVHPHQIRHLEQVERHDGIGFFIIRFTARQKTFLVDAPLLIREMKACSHSSIPYVWFEEQGVELQEGLYPRLPWLAAVDRLYF, from the coding sequence ATGAACAAGATCGGATATCCACAGGGATCCGCACCTGCCGGCATCACGCCTGGAGGCAACCCCGCTTCCCGCGGACAGGGACTCGAAGCTGACATCAACGACTCCAATCTGTGGTACAGGGAGAACGGAAAATGCCTGGTCTACAAAAAGCCGACACCGGTGCAGGTGGTCCACGTGGACTATCCCAGCCGGCAGAGAGCCCGGATCACGGAGGCCTACTACAAGACCCCCTCCACCACAGACTATAACGGAGTCTACCGGGGGCGGTACCTGGATTTCGAAGCCAAGGAAACCAGAAACATCCGCGGGTTTCCGCTGAATCTGGTCCATCCGCATCAGATCCGTCATCTGGAACAAGTCGAACGTCATGACGGAATCGGATTCTTTATCATCCGGTTCACAGCCCGGCAGAAAACCTTTCTCGTGGATGCCCCGCTGCTGATCCGGGAGATGAAAGCCTGCAGCCACAGCAGCATTCCCTATGTCTGGTTCGAAGAACAGGGAGTTGAACTGCAGGAAGGCCTGTATCCGCGGCTTCCCTGGCTGGCTGCTGTGGACCGGCTCTACTTCTGA
- a CDS encoding DivIVA domain-containing protein, with protein MAKDTNLTAQEIYDKEFHVDLKGYAPGEVDEFLDMVIEDYQGFEEKMQELGTALARYEDRIKELQQQVFALQTENQNLTEKVNADFVNANSDQVDLLKRIARLEQAVFGKDQPQPQQ; from the coding sequence ATGGCGAAAGATACCAATCTGACAGCACAGGAGATCTACGACAAGGAGTTCCACGTGGATCTCAAGGGGTATGCCCCCGGAGAAGTGGATGAATTTCTGGATATGGTCATTGAAGACTATCAGGGATTCGAGGAAAAAATGCAGGAACTCGGCACAGCTCTGGCCCGGTACGAAGACCGGATCAAGGAACTGCAGCAGCAGGTCTTCGCCCTTCAGACCGAGAACCAGAATCTGACGGAAAAGGTGAACGCGGATTTCGTGAACGCCAACAGCGATCAGGTGGATCTGCTCAAGCGGATCGCCCGCCTGGAGCAGGCTGTATTCGGCAAGGATCAGCCCCAGCCCCAGCAGTAA
- a CDS encoding magnesium transporter CorA family protein, with protein MITIFKTGEHGLMTRIPAPEKGCWVSAVAPTREEQIWLEEELGVVPEFVRAALDPEETSYIDQDEEKEQVLVIADYPARDPDTVSEIPTFMTLPVGVVLMKGCIVTIAGEENEPVTELESGRVKVNTTQKTRLLLLLLLTISQRFILCLRQIDRLSNQTEARLYKSMKNRELLHMLQLDKSLVYFSSSLKADELTLNHIMRGKLIPHYTEDTDLLEDVIIEFRQAVEMCSNYSELNSRTMDGFSNVISNNMNDIMKELTVITLVMSIPNMVYGFYGMNVSDLPFPVTWFPLVLSAVLCIAVWLYFKHSRTFK; from the coding sequence ATGATCACGATTTTCAAAACCGGCGAGCATGGTCTCATGACCAGGATCCCGGCACCTGAAAAAGGCTGCTGGGTCAGCGCCGTGGCACCTACAAGAGAAGAACAGATCTGGCTGGAAGAAGAACTGGGAGTCGTTCCGGAATTTGTCCGGGCGGCCCTGGACCCCGAAGAGACGTCCTACATTGACCAGGATGAGGAAAAGGAGCAGGTGCTGGTGATTGCGGACTATCCGGCCAGAGATCCGGATACCGTCAGCGAGATCCCCACATTCATGACACTGCCTGTCGGCGTGGTTCTCATGAAGGGCTGCATCGTCACGATTGCGGGGGAGGAAAACGAGCCTGTGACCGAACTGGAAAGCGGACGGGTGAAGGTCAACACCACGCAGAAAACCCGGCTGCTGCTTCTGCTTCTGCTGACCATCTCCCAGCGGTTCATCCTCTGCCTGCGGCAGATCGACCGTCTGTCAAACCAGACCGAAGCGCGTCTCTACAAATCCATGAAGAACCGGGAACTGCTGCATATGCTGCAGCTGGACAAAAGCCTGGTGTATTTTTCCTCTTCCCTGAAGGCGGATGAACTGACCCTGAACCACATCATGCGGGGCAAGCTCATACCACACTACACAGAGGATACGGATTTGCTGGAAGACGTGATCATCGAGTTCCGCCAGGCGGTGGAGATGTGCAGCAACTATTCCGAGCTCAACAGCCGGACCATGGACGGCTTCTCGAATGTCATTTCCAACAACATGAATGACATCATGAAGGAACTTACGGTGATCACCCTGGTCATGAGCATTCCCAACATGGTCTATGGATTCTATGGCATGAATGTCTCGGACCTGCCGTTTCCGGTTACGTGGTTTCCCCTGGTGCTGTCGGCGGTGCTCTGCATCGCGGTCTGGCTGTACTTCAAGCACTCCCGAACATTCAAGTAG
- a CDS encoding energy-coupled thiamine transporter ThiT, which yields MKNLEVRELVLMAFYIALFMVLDVLTNAIPFFQMPNGGSWGLSTIPLLLASYQFGWKKGTFLCLIAVLLMFVTGPMYTPDFAGFLLDYLIAFGVYGLASLFPNIGWFYSGVLITNALRFVSSTLSGVWVWGVDWWGSIVYQASYMIPTTVLGLVFVPLLFRALKPMMKKAA from the coding sequence ATGAAGAATCTCGAAGTCCGCGAACTTGTGCTTATGGCATTCTACATTGCCCTGTTCATGGTCCTGGATGTGCTCACCAACGCCATTCCCTTCTTCCAGATGCCCAATGGCGGCAGCTGGGGACTGTCCACCATTCCCCTGCTTCTGGCAAGCTACCAGTTTGGATGGAAAAAAGGCACGTTCCTGTGCCTCATTGCGGTCCTGCTCATGTTTGTGACCGGTCCCATGTACACCCCGGACTTTGCCGGGTTCCTGCTGGATTATCTCATTGCCTTCGGCGTCTACGGACTGGCTTCGCTGTTCCCGAACATCGGCTGGTTTTACAGCGGTGTGCTGATCACCAATGCCCTGCGGTTTGTGTCCAGCACCCTCAGCGGTGTCTGGGTCTGGGGTGTTGACTGGTGGGGGTCCATTGTCTACCAGGCAAGCTACATGATTCCCACGACCGTCCTGGGGCTCGTGTTTGTCCCCCTGCTCTTCCGCGCCCTGAAGCCGATGATGAAAAAAGCTGCCTGA
- a CDS encoding metallophosphoesterase, whose amino-acid sequence MESLQKKLLAVVACLTALAVFMACAMYRAIYINPENLAVTTLAWKNKSIPADMDDVSLVYFTDLEYGRYETAKRAQNVFDRIHAMNPRVLVFGGDLFEADVEITEDMKQQMIQWLSSIQAPLGKFAVLGEQDLTSPERLAQVQEIYNASQVEIIDNSSRLICNRTAAGIRLVGISPQEDWQAALQGVQADQFTVLISHYTDPFSSEALKAAGIDYALGGNSHGTQISYPVFGGYRSWPGSETINRGETTSVEFPYYISTGTGCIKVNARLNATPEIVYILISA is encoded by the coding sequence ATGGAATCACTTCAGAAAAAACTGCTGGCTGTTGTCGCCTGCCTGACAGCCCTTGCCGTATTCATGGCCTGCGCCATGTACCGGGCCATTTACATCAATCCGGAAAACCTGGCAGTTACCACACTGGCGTGGAAAAACAAGTCGATCCCGGCGGACATGGACGATGTCTCGCTGGTCTACTTCACGGATCTGGAATACGGACGGTACGAAACTGCTAAACGGGCACAGAACGTGTTTGACCGGATCCATGCCATGAATCCCCGGGTCCTGGTCTTTGGCGGGGACCTCTTCGAGGCGGATGTGGAGATCACAGAAGACATGAAGCAGCAGATGATCCAGTGGCTGTCGTCCATCCAGGCGCCTCTGGGGAAGTTTGCGGTCCTGGGCGAACAGGACCTGACAAGTCCCGAACGGCTGGCCCAGGTCCAGGAAATCTACAACGCAAGTCAGGTGGAGATCATAGACAACAGCAGCCGGCTGATCTGCAACAGAACGGCTGCGGGCATCCGCCTGGTGGGCATTTCCCCGCAGGAGGACTGGCAGGCTGCCCTGCAGGGCGTTCAGGCCGATCAGTTCACGGTCCTGATCAGCCACTACACCGACCCGTTTTCCAGTGAAGCTCTCAAGGCCGCAGGCATCGACTATGCCCTGGGGGGAAACAGTCACGGGACCCAGATCTCCTATCCGGTGTTCGGGGGATACCGTTCGTGGCCCGGATCCGAGACCATCAACCGCGGTGAAACCACATCGGTGGAATTCCCCTACTATATTTCCACCGGCACGGGATGCATCAAAGTCAATGCCCGGCTGAACGCCACCCCGGAAATCGTCTACATCCTGATCAGCGCCTGA
- a CDS encoding TPM domain-containing protein, with amino-acid sequence MPQTGYRRRQSPGFFPGFLMGSMLSGRRRRYDAPDFPPQGYPGGYDQGSRYRSRRGSSLIWILVIVLILIFLFSAMSGCSSSSDEAGNSSYNREKITASQPFDADCIVDEAGFFEAPSKTGQRLKIFYDKTGVQPYVVIEDYDPSLKTDTQKEAYAQQYYDEYIGNEDTFLYMYFADADPDSVGYMQTVNGKNTEAVMDPEAVNIFWNYMDSEWTSSKSTDDMFVDVFDKTADRIMTKTATGKDVAMRTLLVGGIVIVAAAIIILVMMKHRREKEKAEETRRILETPLKTDDPDDDDLVHRYGG; translated from the coding sequence ATGCCGCAGACAGGATACCGAAGACGCCAGAGTCCGGGCTTTTTCCCGGGGTTCCTCATGGGCAGCATGCTCTCGGGGCGCCGACGCCGCTATGATGCACCTGACTTTCCCCCGCAGGGATATCCCGGGGGGTATGATCAGGGTTCCCGCTACCGTTCCCGGAGAGGAAGCAGCCTGATCTGGATCCTTGTGATCGTGCTTATTCTGATCTTCCTGTTCTCGGCCATGAGTGGCTGTTCGTCATCTTCGGATGAAGCGGGGAACAGTTCCTACAACCGCGAGAAAATCACGGCCAGTCAGCCCTTTGATGCAGACTGCATCGTGGATGAAGCCGGGTTCTTCGAGGCTCCCTCGAAAACCGGACAGCGCCTGAAGATCTTCTATGACAAGACCGGGGTTCAGCCCTATGTGGTCATTGAAGACTATGACCCGTCCCTGAAGACCGACACGCAGAAAGAGGCCTATGCTCAGCAGTACTACGATGAATACATCGGCAACGAAGACACGTTTCTGTATATGTATTTCGCAGATGCCGATCCTGACAGCGTGGGCTACATGCAGACAGTCAACGGCAAGAACACAGAAGCGGTCATGGATCCGGAGGCAGTGAACATTTTCTGGAACTACATGGATTCCGAGTGGACATCCAGCAAGAGCACCGACGATATGTTCGTGGATGTCTTCGACAAAACCGCGGACAGGATCATGACAAAGACAGCCACCGGAAAAGATGTGGCCATGCGCACCCTGCTTGTCGGCGGCATTGTCATTGTCGCTGCAGCCATCATCATTCTGGTGATGATGAAACACCGCCGGGAGAAGGAAAAAGCGGAAGAAACCCGGCGCATTCTTGAAACACCGCTGAAAACAGATGATCCGGATGATGACGATCTGGTTCATCGATATGGAGGATAA
- a CDS encoding PspA/IM30 family protein, giving the protein MGILSRFSEIMKSNINALLDRAEDPEKMADQMLRNTREQFAEVKAQTASVMADAAKANRDAADCQADIARYQKAAENALISRNEGDAKKLIAQKQKLEEKYKALQQAADLANANADKMRQMYDKLASDIETLEARKDAIKAKTAAAKAQQSINRLVSGLPDTNSSLEAFDRMDARATKQLDAAMAEAQLNETSSSEDLAEKYSGSGSDVSVDSELEEMKKKLGL; this is encoded by the coding sequence ATGGGTATTCTGAGTCGATTCAGTGAAATCATGAAAAGCAACATCAACGCGCTTCTCGACCGGGCGGAAGATCCGGAAAAAATGGCGGATCAGATGCTGCGCAACACTCGTGAACAGTTTGCCGAGGTCAAGGCCCAGACCGCTTCCGTGATGGCGGATGCAGCAAAAGCCAACCGCGATGCGGCAGACTGCCAGGCGGATATTGCCCGGTATCAGAAAGCCGCGGAAAACGCCCTGATCTCCCGTAACGAAGGCGATGCGAAGAAGCTCATCGCCCAGAAGCAGAAGCTGGAAGAGAAATACAAGGCTCTGCAGCAGGCGGCGGACCTGGCCAATGCCAATGCCGACAAAATGCGGCAGATGTATGACAAGCTGGCGTCCGACATCGAAACCCTGGAAGCACGCAAGGATGCCATCAAGGCCAAGACAGCTGCCGCAAAGGCACAGCAGTCCATCAACAGACTTGTGTCCGGTCTCCCCGATACCAACAGTTCCCTGGAAGCCTTCGACCGCATGGATGCCAGGGCCACCAAGCAGCTCGATGCAGCGATGGCAGAGGCACAGCTGAACGAAACGTCCTCCAGCGAGGATCTTGCGGAAAAATACAGCGGATCCGGCAGCGATGTTTCCGTGGACAGCGAACTCGAAGAAATGAAGAAAAAACTCGGCCTGTAA